The Victivallis sp. Marseille-Q1083 genome has a window encoding:
- a CDS encoding type I restriction endonuclease subunit R, with product MFSEKYESQIPALQLLAASGWTVLPVPEADRLRNGKRSNVLLESMLTQKLQEMNSINHKGGVYKFSEANIQDAIQRLKNMPYDGLLRTNEKIYDLLTLGCSLEQNIEGDQRSFNLNYIDWRHPEANVYHAVAELPIERRGSHETVRPDILLFVNGIPFVSIECKAPGEEIEQAISQTLRNQQEEYVSKLFTYIQLTLAVNRQQAFYGTVGTPRKFWAVWREQQDRPETVNALVNTPLSPMQNDAIFSGPFASARADFEERAALPREVTAQDETLYALCRPERLLELAWRFIVFDGLERKIARYQQFFTVNAILQRIQTFTEDGSRKGGVVWHTQGSGKSLTMVMLTRSLMLCSGIPTPRVVLVTDRDDLDKQLGNTFRACSLEPVRATSGKHLLELAKSDKAAIITTLIQKFNKALNSRSEKIDSPNIFILVDEGHRTNYGPLASKMRLMFSRGCYIGFTGTPLAKKNKNSFEKFGGLIRPVYSIRTAVEDKAVVPLLYEGRHVDLEQNRKALDLWFERHTKDLSDEQRRDLKKKFARAEMLKKSKAFVYMCAYDISEHYRDFWQGTGFKAQLVAPDKETAILYHQYLNELGVVSSEVIISAPDTREGSDPEGRVSPDVVEFWNKMMVRFGKKEEEYNKQITDAFKTASAPEILIVVDKLLTGFDVPRNTVMYLCRSIREPATLLQAIARVNRLCENKEFGYIIDYAGVLDLLDDALLKYSEMEGVSAEDLTSQVMPVADEIAKLPQQYAKLWEMFKSVRNSNDSEAFELLLQPEDLREAFYENLNAFAKKLELALSSIKFMRETPEEQIEKYKRDLKRFWNLRSAVKRRYAEAVNYRDYEPKIKKLLDTHIQANEVIQLNEPVNIFDENTFREVLEKQGINHVKEQSAMADSVAHATKRYITEHMEEDPAFYHKFSEMIQQAIDEFREKRLHDLEHLDEIVRTYWEKVNHIRRMVTTRTHDDIPEIICHREDAMACYGLLLPFLNNQEEQTAEDALQISDIINSFTSRIQFWDDMDAQNQLKNAIDDFLYDEVKAKQKIDLTTTQMDEIIEQLITLARNRSMRS from the coding sequence ATGTTCTCGGAAAAGTACGAATCACAAATTCCGGCGCTGCAGCTTCTTGCCGCTTCCGGCTGGACGGTGCTGCCGGTTCCGGAGGCCGACCGTTTGCGCAACGGCAAGCGTTCCAATGTGCTTCTGGAATCAATGCTGACGCAAAAGCTTCAGGAGATGAATTCCATCAACCACAAAGGCGGCGTATACAAATTTTCGGAAGCCAATATTCAGGATGCAATTCAGCGGCTGAAGAATATGCCTTACGACGGGTTGCTTCGGACCAATGAAAAAATTTACGATCTTCTGACGCTCGGTTGCTCGCTGGAACAAAATATCGAAGGAGATCAGCGCAGTTTCAATTTGAACTACATTGACTGGCGGCATCCCGAGGCCAACGTTTATCACGCTGTGGCGGAGCTTCCAATTGAACGGCGTGGGAGTCATGAAACGGTCCGTCCGGATATTCTCCTGTTTGTCAACGGCATCCCGTTTGTCTCCATCGAGTGCAAGGCTCCGGGCGAAGAGATCGAACAGGCCATCAGCCAGACGTTGCGGAATCAACAGGAAGAGTATGTTTCAAAACTTTTTACCTATATTCAGTTGACGCTCGCCGTCAACCGGCAGCAGGCTTTTTACGGCACCGTCGGAACACCGCGCAAATTCTGGGCGGTCTGGCGTGAACAGCAGGATCGACCGGAAACTGTGAATGCATTGGTCAATACTCCGCTGTCGCCCATGCAGAATGACGCCATCTTCTCCGGCCCTTTTGCAAGCGCCCGGGCCGATTTCGAAGAACGGGCGGCCCTGCCGCGCGAAGTTACCGCGCAGGATGAAACCCTCTACGCTCTTTGCCGCCCGGAACGACTGTTGGAACTGGCGTGGCGTTTCATCGTATTTGACGGCTTAGAGCGTAAAATTGCCCGTTACCAGCAGTTTTTCACCGTCAATGCGATTTTGCAGCGGATTCAAACTTTCACGGAAGACGGTTCCCGCAAAGGCGGGGTCGTCTGGCATACGCAAGGTTCGGGGAAGTCGCTTACCATGGTAATGCTGACCCGCAGCCTGATGCTTTGCTCCGGCATTCCCACCCCTAGAGTCGTTCTGGTAACCGACCGTGATGATCTGGACAAACAGCTCGGCAATACCTTTCGCGCCTGTTCGCTGGAGCCGGTGCGCGCCACCAGCGGTAAGCATCTGCTGGAACTGGCGAAATCCGACAAAGCGGCCATTATCACAACTTTGATCCAGAAATTCAACAAAGCATTGAATTCCAGAAGTGAAAAAATCGATTCACCCAATATTTTTATTCTGGTTGATGAAGGCCATCGAACGAATTACGGTCCATTAGCCAGTAAGATGAGGTTGATGTTTTCCCGTGGTTGTTACATCGGCTTTACCGGTACGCCTTTGGCTAAGAAAAACAAGAACAGCTTCGAAAAATTCGGCGGCCTGATCCGCCCGGTTTACTCCATCCGTACTGCGGTCGAAGACAAAGCTGTTGTTCCGCTGTTGTACGAAGGTCGCCATGTCGATCTGGAACAGAACCGGAAAGCCCTTGATCTCTGGTTTGAACGGCATACGAAGGATCTTTCCGACGAACAGCGTCGGGATTTGAAGAAGAAATTCGCTCGGGCGGAGATGCTGAAAAAGTCAAAAGCATTCGTCTACATGTGTGCGTACGACATCTCGGAGCACTACCGAGACTTCTGGCAAGGGACCGGATTCAAAGCGCAGCTGGTCGCTCCGGATAAGGAAACCGCCATTCTCTACCACCAGTATCTGAATGAGCTCGGTGTCGTCAGCAGCGAAGTGATTATTTCCGCGCCGGATACTCGCGAAGGCAGCGACCCCGAAGGCAGGGTTTCACCCGATGTGGTGGAGTTCTGGAACAAAATGATGGTTCGCTTCGGAAAAAAGGAAGAGGAATACAACAAGCAGATCACTGACGCATTTAAGACCGCTTCCGCTCCGGAAATCCTGATCGTGGTGGATAAGCTCCTCACCGGTTTTGATGTACCGCGCAACACGGTGATGTATCTCTGCCGCTCCATTCGGGAACCGGCTACACTGCTCCAGGCGATCGCCCGTGTCAACCGGCTGTGTGAAAACAAGGAGTTCGGCTACATCATCGATTACGCTGGCGTTCTGGATCTGCTCGATGATGCCTTGCTCAAATACAGCGAAATGGAAGGGGTATCCGCGGAGGATCTGACGTCGCAGGTGATGCCTGTTGCGGACGAGATCGCAAAACTTCCTCAGCAATATGCAAAGTTATGGGAGATGTTCAAATCCGTCCGCAACAGCAACGACAGCGAGGCTTTTGAACTTTTGCTTCAGCCGGAGGATCTCCGTGAGGCGTTCTATGAAAATCTGAACGCGTTTGCCAAAAAACTCGAACTCGCGCTCTCCAGCATCAAATTCATGCGGGAAACGCCGGAAGAACAGATTGAAAAATACAAGCGTGATTTGAAGCGTTTCTGGAACTTGCGCTCCGCTGTCAAACGCCGGTATGCGGAAGCGGTGAACTATCGGGATTATGAACCGAAAATCAAGAAACTGCTCGATACCCACATTCAGGCGAATGAGGTGATTCAGCTCAACGAGCCCGTCAATATCTTTGATGAGAATACGTTCCGGGAAGTGCTCGAAAAACAGGGAATCAATCATGTAAAAGAGCAATCTGCGATGGCGGATTCGGTCGCTCACGCCACCAAGCGGTATATTACGGAACATATGGAGGAGGATCCTGCGTTTTACCATAAGTTTTCGGAAATGATCCAGCAGGCAATTGATGAATTCCGCGAAAAACGGTTGCACGATCTGGAGCATCTCGACGAGATTGTCCGGACCTATTGGGAAAAGGTTAACCACATCCGACGGATGGTGACAACCCGGACTCACGACGATATTCCGGAGATCATTTGTCATCGGGAGGACGCTATGGCCTGCTACGGCCTTCTGCTGCCATTCCTGAACAATCAGGAGGAGCAGACTGCGGAGGACGCACTGCAGATCAGCGACATCATAAACAGTTTCACCTCGCGGATTCAGTTCTGGGACGATATGGATGCGCAGAATCAGTTGAAAAACGCCATTGATGATTTCCTGTATGATGAAGTGAAAGCAAAACAGAAAATTGATTTGACTACAACACAGATGGATGAAATCATTGAACAATTGATCACGCTGGCGCGAAACCGGAGCATGCGTTCATGA